The Nitrospira sp. genome contains a region encoding:
- the urtD gene encoding urea ABC transporter ATP-binding protein UrtD: protein MTDGDLILNCENVIVDYDGFKALNNCNFSVHYNELRVVIGPNGAGKTTLLDVICGKTKPASGKVIFGKDNNLVGKNAEDITKLGVGRKFQAPSVYGNLSVWQNLDLSVKRASKGVFPTLVGRSSPAEREQISEVLQTIGLTEHAHARAGSLSHGQKQWLEIGMVILQDPSLLLVDEPVAGMSDKETEQTGRLLMTLSEKHAIVVIEHDMDFVRQIARIVTVLAEGTVICEGTVEKVQADDHVREIYLGRAKVAH, encoded by the coding sequence GTGACGGACGGCGACTTAATTCTCAACTGCGAAAATGTGATTGTCGACTACGATGGGTTCAAGGCCCTGAACAATTGTAACTTCAGCGTTCACTACAATGAACTCCGCGTGGTGATCGGTCCGAACGGCGCCGGCAAGACCACATTGCTCGATGTGATTTGCGGCAAGACCAAGCCGGCGTCCGGCAAGGTCATTTTCGGCAAGGACAATAATTTGGTCGGCAAGAATGCGGAGGACATCACAAAGCTCGGAGTGGGGCGTAAGTTCCAAGCTCCTTCGGTCTATGGCAACCTCTCGGTCTGGCAGAACTTGGATCTTTCAGTGAAACGGGCGAGCAAAGGAGTCTTCCCGACGTTGGTCGGGCGGTCGTCGCCGGCGGAACGAGAGCAGATCAGCGAAGTGTTGCAGACCATAGGATTGACGGAGCACGCCCATGCGCGCGCCGGATCCTTGTCACACGGCCAGAAGCAGTGGCTAGAAATCGGTATGGTGATCTTGCAGGATCCTTCGCTTCTGTTAGTCGACGAACCGGTTGCCGGCATGAGCGATAAGGAGACGGAACAGACCGGTCGATTATTGATGACCCTTTCTGAAAAACACGCGATCGTCGTGATTGAACATGACATGGACTTTGTCCGTCAAATCGCGCGCATTGTCACCGTCTTGGCGGAGGGGACCGTCATTTGTGAAGGAACGGTCGAAAAAGTTCAGGCTGATGATCATGTCCGGGAAATCTACCTCGGTCGCGCGAAGGTCGCGCATTAA
- the urtE gene encoding urea ABC transporter ATP-binding subunit UrtE, protein MAQEANRVTLVLENINAYYGESHILRNVSFTIEAGEVVCLMGRNGMGKTTTLKTLTGLLPARSGKITFDGSDITHDRTDIRARKGLAYVPQGREIIPHLTVHQNLLLGYWNRPSISGDVSEKEAFEEVYHLFPKLTQILHRPGGVLSGGEQQQLAIGRAILSSPKLLLLDEPTEGIQPSIVDQIEDVIIGFKNSRRFAILLVEQGLHFAARLAEKYVVMAKGAVKAQGKSTELNADMVRQHLTV, encoded by the coding sequence ATGGCACAAGAAGCGAATCGTGTAACGCTGGTACTTGAGAACATCAATGCGTACTATGGCGAGAGCCATATTCTTCGAAACGTTTCCTTTACGATTGAGGCGGGAGAAGTGGTTTGTCTGATGGGTAGAAACGGCATGGGAAAGACGACCACATTGAAGACGTTGACGGGTTTGCTTCCCGCCCGCTCAGGGAAAATTACATTTGATGGTTCGGATATCACGCATGATCGTACAGATATCAGAGCGAGAAAGGGACTAGCGTATGTGCCGCAAGGGCGAGAAATCATTCCCCACCTGACGGTGCATCAAAACCTCCTTCTTGGGTACTGGAACCGGCCATCCATCAGTGGTGATGTCTCCGAGAAAGAAGCCTTCGAAGAGGTCTATCATCTCTTTCCGAAGTTGACACAGATCCTCCACCGGCCCGGTGGTGTGCTCAGTGGAGGCGAGCAACAACAACTCGCGATTGGGCGGGCCATTTTATCGAGCCCCAAGCTCTTGTTGCTAGACGAGCCGACCGAAGGGATTCAGCCGTCGATCGTCGACCAGATCGAGGATGTCATCATAGGGTTCAAGAATTCGCGACGCTTCGCGATTCTGTTGGTCGAACAGGGGCTCCACTTCGCGGCCAGACTTGCGGAGAAGTATGTCGTCATGGCCAAGGGGGCGGTGAAGGCGCAGGGCAAGAGCACAGAGTTGAATGCGGACATGGTGAGACAACACTTGACTGTTTGA
- the ureA gene encoding urease subunit gamma, producing the protein MRLTPREQEKLLIYTAGQLAADRKKRGLKLNHPETIAYLTAAILEGIRDGKSVADLMTYGTTLLSRKDVMPGVPEMIHDFQVEGTFPDGTKLVTVHDPIR; encoded by the coding sequence ATGCGTTTGACCCCAAGAGAGCAGGAAAAACTGTTGATCTACACCGCCGGTCAGCTTGCAGCGGATCGCAAGAAGCGGGGCCTCAAACTCAATCATCCTGAAACCATTGCCTATCTGACTGCCGCGATTCTTGAAGGTATTCGCGACGGCAAATCAGTGGCGGATCTTATGACGTATGGAACCACGCTTCTTTCGCGCAAGGACGTTATGCCGGGCGTGCCGGAAATGATTCACGATTTCCAGGTCGAAGGAACGTTTCCTGACGGCACGAAACTGGTGACCGTCCATGATCCGATCCGCTAG
- a CDS encoding urease subunit beta — MVKKKKRTLPKAHKSSQKKEASLASAIKAELSRPVIPGQIHFGSGDIEANVGRPTKELMVANLADRPIQVGSHCHFFEANRALRFDREQAFGFRLNIPAGTAVRFEPGEEKRVTVVALAGKRLAHGINALTNGSLDDPQVKAKAVGRAAELGFSGKGGAR, encoded by the coding sequence ATGGTAAAGAAGAAGAAACGAACTCTGCCCAAAGCGCATAAGTCGTCTCAGAAAAAAGAAGCTTCTTTGGCTAGTGCGATCAAAGCGGAGTTGTCCAGGCCAGTCATCCCCGGCCAAATTCACTTCGGGTCTGGAGACATTGAGGCGAACGTGGGTCGGCCGACGAAGGAGTTGATGGTCGCGAATCTGGCCGACCGCCCTATTCAGGTTGGTTCTCACTGCCATTTTTTCGAAGCGAATCGTGCGTTGAGGTTTGACCGGGAACAAGCGTTTGGATTTCGATTGAATATTCCAGCGGGCACGGCGGTCCGGTTCGAGCCGGGGGAAGAAAAACGGGTGACCGTTGTGGCGTTGGCGGGGAAACGACTGGCCCATGGAATCAATGCATTAACCAATGGATCACTCGATGACCCGCAAGTCAAAGCGAAGGCTGTGGGAAGGGCAGCTGAGCTGGGGTTCTCAGGCAAAGGAGGGGCACGGTGA